The Caloenas nicobarica isolate bCalNic1 chromosome 30, bCalNic1.hap1, whole genome shotgun sequence genome contains a region encoding:
- the LOC135999905 gene encoding olfactory receptor 14A16-like — MALILLRDVSPNVSLSFAPVTVFHAQRQQMSNSSSITQFLLLAFTDTRELQLLHFWLFLGIYLAALLGNGLIITTIACDQHLHTPMYFFLLNLALLDLGSISTTVPKSMANSLWDTRAISYTGCVAQLFFFLFCAAAEYFILIVMSYDRYVAICKPLHYRTLLGSRACVHMAAAAWATGFLYSVLHTVSTFSLPLCKGNGLDQFFCEIPQILKLSCSRSNLRELGLIVFSACLISMCFIFIVLSYVQIFRAVLRIPSEQGRHKAFSTCLPHLAVVSLFVSTVIFAYLKPRSISSLSLDLVVSVLYSLVPPAVNPLIYSMRNQELKDSLWKLMVGCFSK; from the coding sequence tccatcacccagttcctcctcctggcattcacagatacacgggagctgcagctcttgcacttctggctcttcctgggcatctacctggctgccctcctgggcaacggcctcatcatcaccaccatagcctgtgaccagcacctgcacacccccatgtacttcttcctgctcaacctcgccctcctcgaccttggttccatctccaccactgtccccaaatccatggccaattccctctgggacaccagggccatttcaTATACAGGATGTGttgcccagctctttttttttcttttctgtgctgcagcagaatattttattctcatagtcatgtcctatgaccgctatgttgccatctgcaaacccctgcactacaggaccctcctgggcagcagagcttgtgtccacatggcagcagctgcctgggccactgggtttctctattctGTGCTGCACACAGTcagtacattttcactgccgctctgcaagggcaatggcctggaccagttcttctgtgaaatcccccagatcctcaagctttCCTGCTCTCGCTCCAACCTCcgggaacttgggcttattgtctttagtgcctgtttaatttctatgtgtttcattttcattgtgctgtcctatgtgcaaattttcagggccgtgctgaggatcccctctgagcagggacggcacaaagccttttccacgtgcctcccgcacctggctgtggtctccttgtttgtcagcactgtcatatttgcctacctgaagccccgcTCCATCTCTTCCCTATCcttggatctggtggtgtctgttctgtactctttggtgcctccagcagtgaaccccctcatctacagcatgaggaaccaggagctcaaggattcCCTGTGGAAACTAATGGtgggatgcttttcaaaataa